The Litchfieldia alkalitelluris genome has a window encoding:
- a CDS encoding Maf family protein, translating into MQQRLILASGSPRRKELLSNLQLTFDVIVSEIEEVVDETMTPAEVVMSLASQKAEDIAKEHRDAYVIGSDTVVVFQDEILGKPKNEEDSFRMLTMLSGNTHHVYTGVAISYQSETFTFYEKTEVTFWDLTEAEIHTYIKSGEPKDKAGSYGIQELGSGLVKNINGDYFAVVGLPVSRTIRELKRLGYNL; encoded by the coding sequence ATGCAGCAACGCCTCATCTTAGCCTCAGGTTCTCCACGAAGAAAAGAACTTCTTAGTAATCTTCAGTTAACCTTCGATGTGATTGTAAGTGAAATTGAAGAAGTTGTTGATGAAACCATGACACCTGCAGAGGTCGTAATGTCATTAGCAAGCCAAAAAGCAGAGGACATCGCAAAGGAACATCGTGACGCCTACGTGATAGGGTCGGACACGGTTGTCGTTTTTCAGGATGAGATTTTAGGAAAGCCTAAAAATGAAGAAGATTCCTTTCGCATGCTAACGATGCTTTCAGGTAATACACATCATGTCTACACAGGAGTAGCAATTTCATATCAATCAGAAACCTTTACATTTTATGAAAAAACAGAAGTGACCTTCTGGGATCTAACAGAAGCAGAAATCCACACGTATATTAAGAGTGGTGAGCCAAAAGATAAAGCAGGCTCTTATGGAATTCAAGAGCTTGGTTCAGGACTTGTGAAAAATATCAATGGTGATTATTTTGCTGTTGTTGGGTTACCTGTGTCACGAACAATCCGGGAATTAAAGAGACTAGGTTACAATTTGTAA
- the radC gene encoding RadC family protein has product MIRDFPIDERPRERMLSEGPGSLSNHELLAIILRTGTKEESVLQLSNRLLNQFEGLRMLKDATVEEITSIKGIGTAKAVQIMASLELGRRIGRLQYEDRYTIRSPEDGANYLMEEMRFLTQEHFVCLYLNTKNQVLHKQTIFIGSLNASIVHPREVFREAFKRSAASIIALHNHPSGDPTPSREDIDVTKRLVECGKIIGIELLDHLIIGENKYVSLKEKGYL; this is encoded by the coding sequence ATGATTCGAGATTTTCCAATTGATGAAAGACCACGGGAAAGAATGTTATCTGAAGGTCCTGGAAGCTTATCGAACCACGAGCTTTTAGCGATTATTTTAAGAACAGGGACAAAAGAGGAAAGTGTTCTTCAGCTTTCAAATCGATTGTTGAATCAATTTGAAGGACTAAGGATGTTAAAGGACGCGACCGTTGAAGAAATTACAAGCATTAAGGGAATTGGAACGGCTAAAGCTGTTCAAATAATGGCCTCCTTGGAGCTTGGTCGTAGAATTGGTCGCTTACAGTATGAAGACCGTTATACGATTCGATCGCCAGAAGATGGAGCAAATTATTTAATGGAGGAAATGCGCTTTTTAACTCAGGAGCACTTTGTTTGTCTTTATCTTAATACAAAAAATCAGGTGCTACATAAGCAAACGATTTTTATTGGAAGCTTAAATGCATCGATTGTACATCCCCGAGAGGTCTTCCGTGAAGCCTTTAAACGTTCGGCTGCATCTATTATTGCACTGCATAATCATCCCTCTGGCGACCCCACTCCAAGCCGTGAGGACATTGATGTAACGAAACGATTAGTCGAGTGTGGTAAAATAATTGGGATAGAGCTTTTAGATCATCTTATCATCGGCGAAAATAAATATGTTAGCTTAAAAGAAAAAGGGTATCTATAA
- a CDS encoding SPOR domain-containing protein → MDKGNNRISIKINGQERSMEENSTEDYKQKKDSSHSNDDVLQPFIYKKEMAAAKEEEDNDEFSWVLPDEDSESSNSSNVVQIEDVRNKSKKPNPYFKSKSSLPKGKRLHGNNNSYLKTLLVSILLAVVVGLGLGTMILNFISDTESASSNPETPSTPIVATPAGEDDQGKGTETKTGSLDLAPIQAAVVQEGKYGNKDSASGLAKDMRALGIPSASVEMDGFYYVFVGIGSSKASVDELDKIFEDKAGKESFHKDIEISGGSFSNVTEQDAIYIKGSQTLFSQLLSISSNSFASSSISDDEWSKVTATFTDLEKQDTSKLSEGLQSFSSSIIEAYNQLKTYKDSKNEESLLKSQQELLNAFLNYQSWKNSLS, encoded by the coding sequence ATGGACAAGGGTAACAATCGGATTTCAATTAAAATTAATGGGCAAGAACGCAGTATGGAGGAAAACTCTACTGAAGATTATAAACAGAAGAAGGATTCTAGTCATTCGAATGATGATGTTCTTCAACCTTTTATTTATAAGAAGGAAATGGCAGCTGCCAAAGAAGAAGAAGATAATGACGAATTTTCTTGGGTTCTTCCCGATGAGGATTCAGAGTCTTCCAACTCTAGCAATGTGGTTCAAATAGAGGATGTTAGAAATAAGTCTAAAAAACCAAATCCTTATTTTAAATCCAAGTCCTCACTTCCAAAAGGAAAAAGATTGCATGGAAATAATAATTCCTATCTTAAAACATTACTAGTTTCCATTTTACTAGCAGTGGTTGTAGGGTTAGGTTTAGGTACAATGATCTTGAACTTTATTTCTGATACTGAAAGTGCTTCGAGCAACCCAGAAACTCCTTCAACACCAATAGTAGCGACACCTGCTGGAGAAGATGATCAAGGCAAGGGGACAGAAACTAAAACAGGTAGTTTAGATCTAGCTCCAATCCAAGCGGCGGTTGTTCAAGAAGGTAAGTATGGAAATAAGGATTCAGCCAGTGGATTAGCTAAGGACATGAGAGCTCTTGGCATTCCGTCTGCATCTGTTGAAATGGACGGTTTTTATTATGTTTTTGTTGGGATAGGTTCTTCTAAGGCTAGTGTTGATGAACTTGATAAAATTTTTGAAGATAAAGCTGGAAAGGAATCTTTTCACAAAGACATAGAAATCTCAGGTGGTAGTTTTTCAAATGTAACTGAACAAGATGCAATTTATATTAAAGGAAGTCAGACACTTTTTTCGCAATTATTATCTATTTCATCTAATTCGTTTGCATCAAGTAGCATCTCTGACGATGAATGGTCAAAAGTCACGGCTACATTTACTGACCTAGAGAAGCAAGACACATCAAAACTAAGTGAAGGACTACAATCATTTTCGTCTTCTATTATCGAGGCCTATAACCAACTAAAAACATATAAAGACTCCAAAAACGAAGAATCACTTTTAAAATCTCAACAAGAACTATTAAACGCTTTTTTAAACTACCAATCATGGAAAAATTCACTTTCTTAA